One segment of Nostoc flagelliforme CCNUN1 DNA contains the following:
- a CDS encoding Re/Si-specific NAD(P)(+) transhydrogenase subunit alpha, with product MRIAVAKEIEVCERRVALIPDTVTRLVKQGLEVWVEAGAGERSFFCDSDYEAAGATIISDTAKLWGETDILLKVSPPQEREDGRSEIDLLKEGAVLLSFLNPLGNPVVAQQLANRKVTALSMEMIPRTTRAQSMDALSSQASLAGYKAVLIAAAALPKYFPMLTTAAGTIAPAKVFIMGAGVAGLQAIATARRLGAVVEAFDIRPAVKEEVQSLGAKFVEVKLDEETVAAGGYAKEISEASKQRTQEVVTEHIKNSDVVITTAQVPGRQAPRLVTEEMVAQMKPGSVIVDLAAEQGGNCACTEPGKDIVWNGVTIIGPINLPSSMPIHASQLYAKNVTSLMQLLIKDKALQVDFSDDIVDAACVTHAGEIRNQRVRDALQALNTQQPAVN from the coding sequence ATGAGAATAGCAGTTGCTAAAGAAATTGAAGTTTGTGAACGTCGTGTGGCATTAATTCCTGACACCGTTACCCGATTGGTAAAACAAGGTTTGGAAGTTTGGGTAGAAGCAGGTGCAGGAGAACGATCATTTTTTTGCGATTCTGACTATGAAGCCGCAGGAGCTACAATAATCAGCGATACTGCCAAATTATGGGGCGAAACAGATATTCTGTTGAAAGTCAGTCCCCCACAAGAACGAGAAGATGGACGCTCAGAAATTGACTTGTTAAAGGAAGGGGCTGTTTTACTCAGTTTCCTCAATCCTTTGGGAAATCCTGTTGTAGCACAGCAACTAGCAAATCGGAAAGTCACAGCCTTGAGTATGGAAATGATTCCCCGTACCACCAGGGCGCAAAGTATGGATGCTTTGTCCTCGCAAGCTTCATTAGCAGGTTACAAGGCTGTACTAATTGCCGCAGCTGCATTACCGAAATACTTCCCGATGTTAACCACAGCCGCAGGTACGATCGCTCCAGCGAAAGTATTTATTATGGGTGCTGGTGTAGCCGGATTGCAAGCGATCGCCACCGCTAGACGCTTGGGAGCAGTGGTAGAAGCCTTTGATATCCGTCCCGCCGTCAAAGAAGAAGTGCAAAGCTTAGGGGCAAAATTCGTTGAAGTCAAATTAGACGAAGAAACCGTTGCTGCTGGCGGTTACGCCAAGGAAATCTCTGAGGCTAGCAAACAACGTACCCAAGAAGTTGTCACTGAACACATTAAAAATTCTGATGTGGTGATTACTACTGCTCAAGTTCCTGGCAGACAAGCACCACGGCTCGTTACAGAAGAAATGGTGGCACAAATGAAACCAGGTTCAGTGATTGTGGATTTGGCAGCTGAACAGGGTGGTAACTGCGCCTGCACAGAACCAGGTAAAGATATTGTCTGGAACGGCGTAACAATTATCGGCCCCATCAATCTCCCATCATCGATGCCAATTCACGCCAGCCAATTGTATGCCAAGAACGTAACTTCGTTGATGCAATTGCTAATTAAAGACAAAGCTTTGCAGGTAGACTTTAGCGAC
- a CDS encoding helix-turn-helix domain-containing protein: MTNTEIASSLRLTRGQVRLWRTRWQNAAQEWEQVKSEDIEDETLFTQIISILKDEPRRGNPGKFSLEEIVQIIAVACEIPATSERPVSHWTPKELADEVVKRKIVSEISPRSVGRFLKSSNVATTSKSLLVKRKSTRSKSI; this comes from the coding sequence ATGACGAATACGGAAATTGCGTCATCATTACGATTAACACGGGGACAGGTGCGATTATGGCGAACAAGATGGCAAAATGCAGCTCAAGAATGGGAGCAAGTCAAATCAGAAGATATCGAGGATGAAACGTTGTTCACACAGATCATCTCGATACTTAAAGATGAGCCACGACGTGGGAATCCAGGAAAATTTAGTCTGGAAGAAATCGTTCAAATTATTGCAGTTGCGTGTGAAATACCAGCAACTTCGGAGCGTCCAGTCAGCCACTGGACGCCCAAAGAGCTTGCAGACGAAGTGGTCAAGCGCAAAATAGTATCAGAGATTTCGCCCCGAAGCGTAGGTCGTTTTTTAAAATCAAGCAATGTTGCAACCACATCGAAGTCGTTACTGGTTAAACGCAAATCCACCAGATCCAAAAGTATTTAA
- a CDS encoding transposase: protein MLQPHRSRYWLNANPPDPKVFKQEVQQVCHLYQKAEELKLESVHVVSTDEMTGIQALERAYPTQEMELGKIEYQEFEYIRHGTLSLIASWGVAEGLVLNASVKETRNEDDFANHIAQIIATNPNDGWIFVTDQLNTHKSESLVRQVATNCGIDIDLGIKGKSGILHSMESRAAFLTDTSHRIRFVYTPKHSSWLNQIECWFSILVRRLLRRGNFISTHDLKQQILNFINYFNCTLAKPFVWKFLGYPDSA from the coding sequence ATGTTGCAACCACATCGAAGTCGTTACTGGTTAAACGCAAATCCACCAGATCCAAAAGTATTTAAACAAGAGGTTCAGCAGGTTTGTCATTTATATCAAAAAGCAGAAGAACTAAAACTTGAGAGTGTACATGTTGTCAGTACGGATGAGATGACAGGTATTCAAGCACTCGAACGAGCATATCCCACCCAGGAAATGGAACTTGGCAAAATTGAATACCAAGAATTTGAGTACATTCGGCATGGAACCCTTTCTTTAATTGCCTCTTGGGGCGTAGCTGAAGGACTTGTACTAAATGCCTCTGTTAAAGAAACACGCAACGAAGATGATTTCGCTAATCATATTGCTCAAATAATCGCTACCAATCCAAACGATGGATGGATTTTTGTTACCGATCAACTCAATACTCATAAGTCTGAGTCTTTAGTTCGACAAGTTGCAACTAACTGCGGTATAGACATTGATTTAGGTATTAAAGGTAAATCTGGTATTCTCCATTCGATGGAGTCTCGTGCAGCATTTTTAACTGATACAAGTCATCGAATTCGTTTTGTTTACACTCCAAAGCATAGTTCTTGGCTCAATCAGATTGAGTGTTGGTTTAGTATTTTGGTACGTCGTTTACTTCGACGTGGTAACTTTATTTCTACTCACGACCTCAAACAACAAATTTTGAATTTTATTAATTACTTTAATTGCACTTTGGCAAAGCCATTTGTTTGGAAGTTTTTAGGCTATCCTGATTCTGCTTAG
- a CDS encoding DUF2808 domain-containing protein, with protein MRRLLSALAVTSFLVAGLPTLTWAQSLPGFTLFSGIKSENQLPFRLDFGGQANGWDRYILRIPAQRMKLAVGQFAITYPDYYKGTFDQKNIEVRVKGKAVPLSEVKWDKEGKLINIFPEEPVPAGSAVEVVLSNVKNPAFGGVYYFNCQVLSPGDVPLLRYMGTWILSIN; from the coding sequence ATGCGACGTTTACTTTCTGCTTTAGCCGTGACTAGCTTTCTGGTTGCTGGATTACCAACCTTGACTTGGGCGCAAAGCTTACCTGGATTTACGCTCTTTAGCGGCATCAAAAGCGAAAATCAATTGCCCTTCCGGTTAGATTTTGGTGGACAAGCTAATGGTTGGGATCGATACATATTAAGGATTCCAGCCCAAAGAATGAAATTGGCTGTTGGTCAATTTGCGATTACCTACCCTGATTATTACAAAGGAACTTTTGACCAGAAAAACATTGAAGTCCGAGTCAAAGGCAAAGCAGTTCCGCTTTCTGAGGTGAAGTGGGATAAAGAAGGTAAGCTAATTAATATTTTTCCCGAAGAGCCGGTGCCAGCAGGTAGCGCAGTTGAGGTAGTCTTATCTAACGTGAAAAATCCAGCCTTCGGTGGAGTTTACTATTTTAACTGTCAAGTCCTCTCCCCTGGCGATGTGCCACTACTACGCTACATGGGAACATGGATTTTGAGCATCAATTAA
- the rpmH gene encoding 50S ribosomal protein L34 yields MKRTLGGTSRKRKRTSGFRARMRTPDGRNVISARRRKGRHRLSV; encoded by the coding sequence ATGAAAAGAACACTGGGCGGTACTAGCCGTAAGAGAAAAAGAACCTCTGGTTTTCGCGCCAGAATGCGGACACCAGATGGCAGAAACGTGATTAGCGCTAGAAGAAGAAAGGGACGTCACCGTTTGAGCGTTTAG
- the rnpA gene encoding ribonuclease P protein component produces the protein MALPKANRLKSRKDFQAVFREGIRRNGSYLTLRALKPLCSTKLSLSTATQTTQASDSAHLASTRIGISISTKVSKRAVVRNRIKRQIASALYSLLPKLSPGWRLVFIVKPTTAESKCVSPQFLQELEQLLAQAEVFDGNS, from the coding sequence GTGGCTTTGCCTAAAGCAAATCGGCTAAAATCCCGCAAGGATTTCCAGGCAGTTTTCCGGGAAGGGATTCGGCGTAATGGCTCTTATTTAACATTGAGAGCCTTAAAGCCGTTATGTTCAACAAAACTTTCTTTGTCCACTGCCACCCAGACAACACAAGCAAGTGACTCAGCACATCTTGCCAGCACGCGGATTGGCATTTCCATAAGCACAAAAGTCAGCAAAAGGGCAGTGGTTCGGAACCGAATCAAACGGCAAATTGCTTCAGCTTTATATAGCTTGCTGCCCAAATTATCACCAGGATGGCGGCTAGTGTTCATTGTCAAACCCACAACAGCAGAATCTAAGTGCGTAAGCCCACAATTTCTGCAAGAATTAGAGCAGTTGTTGGCACAAGCTGAGGTGTTCGATGGGAATTCGTGA
- a CDS encoding PH domain-containing protein translates to MGIREDVYYEGGPHLGDLIVNLLIGLTIVGIPLTVGAIVRALWLRFRITDRRITVTGGWQGRDRTDIIYSEIVKVVTVPRGIGLWGDMVLTLRNGSRLELRAIPKFREVYDYINERIAAKNPEYSAAANK, encoded by the coding sequence ATGGGAATTCGTGAAGATGTTTATTATGAAGGTGGCCCCCATCTTGGGGATTTAATTGTCAACCTGTTGATTGGGCTAACCATTGTCGGGATACCATTAACAGTTGGGGCAATTGTCAGAGCATTGTGGCTGCGTTTCCGCATCACCGATCGTCGAATTACCGTGACAGGAGGCTGGCAGGGACGCGATCGCACTGACATAATTTACTCAGAAATTGTCAAAGTCGTCACAGTCCCCCGTGGCATTGGCTTGTGGGGAGATATGGTACTAACCCTAAGAAACGGCAGTCGTCTCGAATTGCGTGCAATTCCCAAGTTTCGGGAAGTTTATGACTACATCAACGAAAGAATTGCTGCGAAAAATCCTGAATATAGCGCTGCTGCTAACAAGTGA
- the yidC gene encoding membrane protein insertase YidC, with the protein MDFGIGFLSNNVMLPIIDFFYGIVPSYGLAIVALTLIVRFALYPLSAGSIRNMRKMRIVQPLMQKRMAEIKERYKDEPQKQQEEMVNVQKEFGNPLAGCFPLLVQMPVLLALFATLRGSPFASANYSVNLQILPAEQIEQIQPQAFATAPQNIYVADGEHVKVAAILPSGNKLAVGEQTKIQYQTVEGKPFQVLLAKHPENKLIPDWKVTKGEDRVKIDAEGNVEALQPGEVTIQGTIPGLAAEKGFLFIDALGRVGATDPDGTIHWDIVAMIVSFGISLYVSQMLSGQNSSGGNPQQDTVNKITPVIFSGMFLFFPLPAGVLMYMVIGNIFQTAQTYLLSREPLPEELQKIVATQEKEAVVAEQKALPFEPKSAKKKATGGS; encoded by the coding sequence ATGGATTTTGGTATCGGCTTTCTCTCGAACAACGTGATGCTGCCAATCATAGATTTCTTCTATGGTATTGTGCCTAGCTACGGATTGGCGATCGTTGCTTTGACCCTGATAGTCCGCTTCGCGCTCTATCCCCTGAGTGCTGGCTCAATTCGCAACATGCGGAAAATGCGAATTGTACAACCTCTGATGCAGAAGCGGATGGCAGAAATCAAAGAGCGCTATAAGGATGAACCGCAAAAGCAGCAGGAGGAAATGGTCAATGTTCAAAAAGAATTTGGCAACCCCTTGGCAGGCTGTTTTCCATTACTAGTGCAAATGCCGGTTTTATTAGCGCTGTTTGCTACTTTGCGGGGTTCGCCTTTTGCAAGTGCTAACTACAGCGTTAACCTGCAAATCCTTCCCGCAGAACAAATCGAACAAATTCAACCGCAAGCCTTTGCGACTGCTCCTCAAAATATTTACGTTGCTGATGGAGAACACGTTAAAGTAGCTGCCATCCTTCCTAGTGGTAACAAACTAGCGGTGGGAGAACAAACTAAGATCCAATATCAGACCGTTGAGGGCAAACCATTTCAAGTACTCTTAGCAAAACACCCAGAAAATAAGCTCATTCCTGATTGGAAAGTCACCAAAGGTGAAGATAGGGTAAAAATTGATGCTGAGGGTAATGTAGAAGCATTGCAGCCCGGAGAAGTCACCATTCAAGGAACAATTCCTGGACTAGCAGCAGAAAAAGGCTTTCTGTTTATTGATGCTTTAGGCAGGGTTGGCGCAACTGATCCAGATGGCACAATCCACTGGGATATCGTCGCTATGATCGTCTCGTTTGGAATCAGCCTCTATGTTAGCCAAATGCTTTCTGGGCAAAATTCCAGTGGTGGCAATCCGCAGCAAGATACAGTTAACAAAATTACTCCAGTTATTTTTTCTGGGATGTTTTTGTTCTTCCCCTTACCAGCAGGGGTGCTGATGTATATGGTGATTGGTAATATTTTCCAAACCGCACAAACTTATCTTCTCTCCCGCGAACCTCTACCAGAAGAACTGCAAAAAATCGTAGCAACCCAGGAAAAAGAAGCAGTAGTCGCAGAACAAAAGGCATTGCCATTTGAACCAAAAAGTGCCAAGAAAAAGGCTACAGGGGGATCATGA
- a CDS encoding Jag family protein, translating to MSNIPMQRGQQWLKSLLELTGIPAEIQGNLETAQSQDGDSPEPDNYWLTIDQTNLTTEQIQVLIGADGSVLDAIQYLANSVLNLSQSPEDQASYTIELNGYRVKREAEIRALAEAAADEVRFSGREVEIKSLSSAERRQIHTFLKEFGDLETFSRGKEPHRHLVVRPASLEGVGS from the coding sequence ATGAGCAATATTCCCATGCAGCGAGGTCAGCAGTGGTTAAAATCCCTGCTGGAACTCACTGGAATACCTGCTGAGATTCAGGGTAATTTAGAAACTGCCCAATCTCAAGACGGCGATTCCCCAGAACCAGATAACTACTGGTTAACAATTGACCAAACTAATTTGACGACAGAACAAATCCAGGTATTAATTGGTGCCGATGGTTCTGTGTTAGATGCGATTCAGTATCTAGCAAATTCGGTTTTAAACCTGAGTCAATCCCCGGAAGACCAAGCCTCTTACACTATTGAGTTAAATGGCTACCGGGTTAAAAGAGAAGCCGAAATTCGCGCATTAGCAGAAGCAGCAGCCGATGAAGTGCGCTTTTCTGGTAGAGAAGTGGAAATCAAATCTCTTAGCTCTGCTGAACGGCGTCAAATCCATACCTTCTTGAAGGAATTTGGAGATTTAGAAACCTTCAGTCGCGGTAAAGAGCCGCATCGTCATCTGGTTGTCCGTCCAGCTTCGTTGGAAGGAGTTGGGAGTTAA
- a CDS encoding YceD family protein, translated as MDAIFIPQLAKAPERTEEVQVQEFLPGLETLTPVRGHVRVQHHGNYLEVSAQAETIITCTCNRCLQQYNRRLGLDTNEIIWLDETANQVNDLPLEREVIMEELLETLPPDGYFYPNEWLYEQMCLAVPLRQLCNRNCPGIAVSNTVDNSDIPETPVDNRWASLEALKKQLPG; from the coding sequence ATGGACGCAATTTTTATTCCGCAGCTAGCTAAAGCCCCGGAGCGGACAGAGGAAGTTCAGGTTCAGGAATTTCTGCCTGGTCTGGAAACGTTGACGCCAGTTCGCGGTCATGTGCGCGTGCAGCATCATGGCAATTACCTGGAAGTATCCGCTCAGGCAGAAACAATTATTACTTGTACCTGCAATCGCTGTTTGCAGCAATATAATCGACGTTTAGGGCTTGATACGAATGAAATCATCTGGTTAGACGAAACCGCAAATCAGGTAAATGACTTGCCCTTAGAACGGGAAGTGATTATGGAAGAGTTGCTTGAAACCCTACCACCCGATGGTTATTTTTATCCCAACGAATGGCTGTATGAACAGATGTGCTTGGCAGTACCTCTGCGCCAGCTGTGCAATCGGAATTGTCCAGGTATTGCTGTAAGTAATACAGTTGATAATTCTGATATTCCTGAAACTCCAGTTGATAACCGTTGGGCTTCTCTGGAAGCTTTGAAAAAACAACTTCCGGGATAA
- a CDS encoding zinc-ribbon domain-containing protein, with product MICTNCDCTNPVTFNFCTKCGRRLNQPLS from the coding sequence ATAATATGTACCAATTGTGATTGCACTAATCCAGTTACTTTCAACTTCTGTACCAAGTGTGGGAGACGATTAAATCAACCACTTAGCTGA
- a CDS encoding NACHT domain-containing protein — protein MTQNLNIDGALIREAQIGQAGRDLHQIQYLTVNESFSLAKLIGQRQVKPPSGKQEYRFREVLLNKVKQYWIKGVLEKSLYTKGLIDLGLEERLDAVKRPSSIVQEIPNESGQILPEGKSATDVFNQMGKGRTLLILGEPGAGKTITLLKLAQELIARTEKDLSQPIPVVLNLSSWGNKQQTIADWLIEELNSTYQISKALGKVWIEDQQLLLLLDGLDEVKIERRETCIQAINQFMQEHGLIEIVVTSRIRDYEALSNRLELQGAICIQSLTFQQVNQYLNRAGEQLEAVKTLLQEDTTLQELAKSPLTLSVMTLAYKGKRLEDLPNTGSKEERRKHLFDTYIERMFKRRKYEPRYSKVQAMRWLIWLAQQMFQKSQTVFFIERIQPISLSNRVQKILYKFANFLIGVIICGLIGWQIHKSPGALIGVISAALPLAWSTAEIKPVETLRWSWQEAKNFLKSRLPGGLLLGLIVGLFFKLVKTPFDLQTGLQLVNATTFDLLTGLQLGLLYGLIDGLILGLLGGLRGPDIVIRTIPNQGIWNSAKNALIMGLIGGLLGGLFGRFIGEQIFEKKEWLQLCLVFGLVSGLVFGGGQACLQHFILRLILYTKNCIPRNYVRFLDYATEHIFLQKVGGSYIFIHRMLLEHFAQMESVFIQASSQPIPQSTDRNNALTEFSSTNNFKRDIPSQTPV, from the coding sequence GGAAGCTCAAATTGGACAGGCTGGACGCGACTTGCACCAAATTCAGTACCTAACTGTGAATGAAAGCTTCAGCCTAGCTAAACTAATAGGTCAAAGGCAGGTAAAACCTCCTTCAGGGAAACAGGAGTACCGTTTCCGAGAAGTTTTACTTAATAAAGTCAAACAGTATTGGATTAAAGGCGTACTCGAAAAATCTTTGTATACTAAAGGTCTAATTGATTTGGGACTGGAAGAACGATTAGACGCAGTAAAGCGCCCATCTAGCATTGTCCAAGAAATTCCTAATGAGTCTGGGCAAATCTTACCTGAAGGGAAAAGTGCCACCGATGTCTTCAATCAGATGGGAAAAGGACGAACCTTACTGATTCTAGGAGAACCAGGAGCGGGTAAAACGATCACTCTCCTGAAGCTGGCACAAGAATTAATTGCTCGTACCGAAAAAGATTTGAGCCAACCTATTCCAGTAGTGCTGAACTTATCTTCTTGGGGGAATAAACAGCAAACAATTGCTGATTGGCTGATTGAGGAATTGAATAGTACATATCAAATTTCTAAGGCGCTTGGTAAAGTCTGGATTGAAGATCAACAACTATTACTGCTGCTAGATGGTTTAGATGAGGTGAAAATTGAGCGTCGGGAAACCTGCATTCAAGCCATCAACCAATTCATGCAAGAACATGGGCTGATTGAAATTGTGGTGACAAGCCGTATCCGAGATTATGAAGCTCTCTCTAATCGTTTAGAATTGCAAGGTGCTATTTGCATCCAATCTTTGACATTTCAACAAGTTAACCAATATTTAAACAGGGCTGGTGAACAACTGGAAGCAGTAAAAACATTGCTTCAAGAAGACACTACGTTGCAAGAGTTAGCCAAGTCTCCCCTTACTTTAAGCGTCATGACTCTAGCTTATAAGGGTAAGAGACTTGAAGATTTACCTAATACAGGTTCTAAAGAAGAACGCCGAAAGCACCTGTTTGATACTTATATTGAACGGATGTTTAAGCGTCGTAAGTATGAGCCAAGATACTCAAAAGTGCAAGCAATGCGCTGGCTAATTTGGCTAGCACAGCAGATGTTTCAGAAGTCTCAAACGGTCTTTTTTATTGAAAGAATACAGCCTATATCCTTGTCAAATCGAGTGCAAAAAATACTTTATAAATTTGCAAATTTTCTGATTGGAGTAATCATTTGTGGGTTAATCGGCTGGCAAATACATAAATCACCTGGGGCATTAATTGGTGTAATTTCGGCTGCACTACCTTTAGCGTGGAGTACAGCAGAAATCAAACCAGTTGAAACTTTAAGATGGTCTTGGCAAGAAGCCAAAAACTTTTTGAAGAGTAGACTACCAGGTGGATTGCTTTTGGGGCTAATCGTAGGACTGTTTTTTAAGCTAGTTAAGACTCCATTTGATCTCCAAACTGGGCTGCAATTAGTTAACGCTACAACATTTGATCTTCTAACTGGGCTGCAATTAGGTTTACTATATGGGCTAATTGATGGACTGATTTTAGGATTGTTAGGTGGACTGAGAGGTCCAGATATAGTGATAAGAACAATTCCTAACCAAGGGATATGGAACTCAGCGAAGAATGCCCTGATAATGGGATTGATTGGCGGATTACTTGGGGGATTATTTGGAAGATTTATTGGTGAACAAATCTTCGAAAAAAAAGAATGGCTGCAATTGTGTTTAGTGTTTGGGCTTGTATCTGGGCTTGTGTTTGGGGGTGGTCAAGCCTGCCTACAACACTTTATTTTACGCCTCATTCTTTACACCAAAAATTGCATACCTCGAAACTATGTCCGCTTTCTTGATTATGCGACTGAACACATCTTTTTGCAAAAGGTTGGAGGTAGTTACATTTTTATCCATCGAATGCTGCTGGAGCATTTTGCCCAAATGGAGTCAGTATTTATTCAAGCAAGTTCACAACCAATTCCTCAGTCTACTGATAGGAATAATGCACTCACTGAATTTAGTTCAACCAACAATTTTAAGAGAGACATTCCATCTCAAACTCCAGTTTAA